One Drechmeria coniospora strain ARSEF 6962 chromosome 01, whole genome shotgun sequence genomic region harbors:
- a CDS encoding DDT domain-containing protein, whose amino-acid sequence MADGGAPGIQPHRPVVWHIPQTGEVFTSYEAYLKRMDFYKQVTHKRRPGPGTPWERGMKAHRPRQQRRFNDQITGHSGLTFFEAFSSEVRRSIVPPCPRVPVPRLPVFPPRGWHLFAADPPASQLAGGREVEAAFPEALKGPILRKVQFQIVSRLDNLVDMIYDEFKRDFYPGEEVTVTMDGGERVHGLVRDKTTFGPRILSDGSRSQPVTRYHVNLKDTEDESMVTDEHICRDRGIFTKAMLRSFIKKTVAREAWNGAPWLVKHEYANQYHIDTRVPPHLRHDTKLQERKQLQARKRAAAPPDVNGHGSHLQSGPVRLPELKPAPKSQKGKHGQHPKAIKWPLGMSVNGAHAVNGVHAVNGGTYPPGHYRDHRAAADPTPTPPPPPPPPPPKYPIEDLQLEPREGSVRPRLRFMCRDPPVEVDDDDGAASAYGNIDMASVGSLLETWDSLNVYCEIFQLDSFTFDDFVEAMQVASTEVPVQLFDEIHCSVLKILVDSEKDGGRVRITLPELEEVDAEAGDDDDDDDAETAEPEPEPAPKPSGRATRGSLAKLEAERLAAEAAAAEEETLRAELESKHRADELLRGYDWIEHLRRRDFARGGWERIVVGLLHQLSKQERYETVCEELLHQLVPPGTEPTQEAVQERYGALDVNHRVRALQLLCMLTMETKAVRGFMEDCSETMTKYRKERIEWQRQRKQATEDLRQLNDERKALLPEGTPSEEAAKVDEDGKAADLEDSQLERDDEAEVSNDERKAHAPTGRIRQAAEKQRRREEEKERLAKEKKELAEKARKEAVKLPGPQMKQYNKLLKEIQKKEGIIKECEVEMAIIENDLREADCPRTRVLGKDRFWNRYYWFERNGMPYGGLPNSSTADAEYANGCLWVQGPDELEREGYIDAPAELQDEYRARFKMTIPERKATEEGGTSVFNARQWGYLSEAEDVERLIHWLDPRGFNELKLRKELVHYKERIATHMRNRGRYLKAEAEDEVKEEAVVKRTSSRIRERTPEARSYRCARWVNTMALDELGHLHSHPPPPPRAKKQSRKREAAAEPTGRGANKARRK is encoded by the exons TCCAGCGAGGTTCGCCGCTCCATCGTGCCCCCGTGCCCCCGTGTCCCCGTCCCCCGTCTGCCCGTCTTCCCGCCTCGGGGATGGCACTTGTTCGCCGCTGACCCTCCTGCTTCGCAGCTTGCCGGCGGTCGtgaggtcgaggccgccttTCCAGAGGCTCTCAAGGGCCCCATCCTCCGCAAGGTCCAGTTCCAGATCGTTTCCCGGCTCGACAACCTCGTGGACATGATCTACGACGAATTCAAGCGCGACTTTTACCCGGGCGAGGAGGTTACCGTCACCATGGATGGCGGGGAGCGGGTCCACGGTCTCGTTCGAGACAAGACAACCTTTGGCCCCAGGATCCTCTCGGATGGCTCCCGATCCCAGCCGGTCACCCGCTATCACGTGAACCTCAAGGACACGGAGGATGAGAGCATGGTGACGGACGAGCACATCTGCCGCGACCGGGGCATCTTCACAAAGGCCATGCTGAGGTCCTTTATCAAGAAGACGGTCGCTCGGGAGGCGTGGAACGGCGCACCCTGGCTCGTCAAGCACGAATACGCGAACCAGTACCACATCGACACGAGGGTGCCCCCGCATCTCCGGCACGACACGAAGCTCCAGGAGCGTAAGCAGCTGCAGGCTCGGAAGCGTGCGGCGGCCCCGCCTGACGTCAACGGCCACGGGTCCCATCTGCAATCCGGTCCCGTCAGGCTACCCGAGCTCAAGCCGGCCCCCAAGAGCCAGAAGGGCAAGCATGGCCAGCATCCAAAGGCCATCAAGTGGCCGCTGGGCATGTCCGTCAACGGCGCCCACGCCGTCAACGGTGTCCACGCCGTCAACGGCGGCACGTACCCGCCCGGCCACTACCGAGACCACCGAGCCGCCGCGgatccgacgccgacgcctccgccgccgccgccgccgccgccgcccaagtACCCGATAGAGGACCTGCAGCTGGAGCCCAGGGAGGGAAGCGTGCGGCCTCGACTCAGGTTCATGTGCCGGGACCCTccggtcgaggtcgacgacgacgacggcgccgcgtcGGCCTACGGCAACATCGACATGGCCTCGGTCGGCTCGCTGCTGGAGACGTGGGACAGCCTCAACGTCTACTGCGAAATCTTCCAACTCGACTCCTTCACCTTTGACGACTTCGTCGAAGCGATGCAGGTGGCTTCGACCGAGGTCCCGGTTCAGCTGTTCGACGAGATCCACTGCTCCGTCCTGAAGATCCTCGTCGATTCGGAaaaggacggcggccgagtgcGCATCACCCTtcccgagctcgaggaggtcgacgccgaggccggcgacgacgacgacgacgacgacgcagagacggccgagcccgagcccgagcccgcgccgaagccgagcgggcgcgcgacgaggggcagcctcgccaagctcgaggccgaacgtctcgcggccgaggcggcggcggccgaggaggagacgctGCGGGCGGAGCTGGAGTCGAAGCAccgcgccgacgagctgctcaGGGGGTACGACTGGATCGAGCACCTTCGAAGACGAGACTTTGCCCGCGGTGGGTGGGAGcgaatcgtcgtcggcctcctgcACCAGCTGTCCAAGCAGGAGCGCTACGAGACGGTGTGCGAGGAGCTCCTCCACCAGCTCGTCCCGCCCGGCACGGAGCCGACGCAGGAGGCGGTGCAGGAGAGGTACGGCGCGCTCGACGTCAACCACCGCGTCCGGGCGCTCCAGCTCCTGTGCATGCTCACGATGGAGACGAAGGCGGTCCGGGGCTTCATGGAGGACTGCAGCGAGACCATGACCAAGTACCGCAAGGAACGGATCGAGTGGCAGAGGCAGCGCAAGCAAGC GACCGAGGACCTGCGTCAGCTCAACGACGAGCGAAAGGCGCTGCTGCCCGAGGGCACGCCgtcggaggaggcggccaaggtcgacgaggacggcaaggcgGCGGACCTCGAGGACTCTCAGCTCGagagggacgacgaggccgaggtcagCAACGACGAACGAAAGGCGCACGCTCCGACGGGCCGCATCCggcaggcggcggagaagcagCGCAGGCgcgaggaggaaaaggagcggctggccaaggagaagaaggagctgGCGGAAAAGGCGCGCAAGGAGGCGGTCAAGCTGCCGGGTCCGCAGATGAAGCAGTACAACAAGCTCCTCAAGGAGATTCAGAAGAAGGAGGGCATCATCAAGGAGTGCGAGGTCGAGATGGCCATCATCGAAAACGACCTGCGCGAGGCCGACTGCCCGAGGACGCGGGTGCTGGGCAAGGATCGGTTCTGGAACCGGTACTACTGGTTCGAGCGCAACGGCATGCCGTACGGCGGCCTGCCCaacagctcgacggccgacgccgagtaCGCCAACGGGTGCCTCTGGGTGCAGGGtcccgacgagctcgagcgcgaGGGGTACATTGAcgcgccggccgagctgcAGGACGAGTACAGGGCTCGCTTCAAGATGACGATCCCGGAGCGcaaggcgacggaggagggcGGGACGAGCGTCTTCAACGCGCGGCAGTGGGGCTACCTGtcggaggccgaggacgtcgaaCGGCTGATCCACTGGCTCGACCCCCGCGGCTTCAACGAGCTCAAGCTCCGCAAGGAGCTGGTCCACTACAAGGAGAGGATCGCGACGCACATGAGGAATCGCGGCAGGTAcctcaaggccgaggccgaggacgaggtcaaggaggaggcggtggtGAAGCGGACGAGCTCCCGGATCCGCGAGAGGACGCCGGAGGCGCGCAGCTACCGATGCGCGCGGTGGGTGAACACGAtggcgctcgacgagctcggccacctgcacagccatccgccgccgccgccgcgggcgaAGAAGCAGTCGAGGAAgcgggaggcggccgccgagccgaCGGGCAGGGGGGCGAACAAGGCGCGGCGCAAGTGA
- a CDS encoding glutathione S-transferase: MAATATTNDDGTAKITLYWLNNSRAQSIIWLLEELKTTYELEIFHRNKQSMLAPPSLDKIHPLGKSPVVGIAAPGREPILLAESGHITQYLCEHLPEGKWLTPPRWRDGQEGRLCGETEAWLRFQYLLHYVEGSLMPNLVMALVLSRLKSPQVPFFMRPITGAAANRIYSLFVFPNAQKHLALLDDYLASSGGKYICGNSLTAADILLSFPLIVAKDRWDGMGRWEGGSWAKAHPRVAAYVTLLETEPGYKASLDKVAKMDSTASASL, from the exons atggcggccacggcgacgaccaacGATGATGGGACGGCCAAGATAACGCTCTACTG GCTCAACAACTCGCGGGCACAGAGCATCATCTGgctcctcgaggagctcaagaCGACGTACGAGCTCGAGATTTTCCACCGCAACAAGCAGTCGATGCTCGCGCCGCCCAGTCTCGACAAGATACATCCGCTCGGCAagtcgcccgtcgtcggcatcgccgccccCGGCCGCGAACcgatcctcctcgccgagagcGGCCACATAACGCAGTACCTGTGCGAGCACCTGCCCGAGGGCAAATGGCTCACGCCGCCGCGTTGGAGGGACGGTCAGGAGGGCCGGCTGTgcggcgagacggaggcCTGGCTGCGCTTTCAGTACCTGCTGCACTACGTCGAGGGAAGCCTGATGCCCAACCTCGTCAtggccctcgtcctctccc GCCTCAAATCCCCCCAGGTCCCCTTCTTCATGCGGCCCATcaccggcgcggcggccaacCGCATCTACTCGCTCTTCGTCTTCCCCAACGCCCAAAAGCACCTCGCACTCCTCGACGACTAcctcgcctcctccggcGGCAAGTACATCTGCGGCAACTCGCTGACGGCCGCCGACATTCTCCTGAGCTTCCcgctcatcgtcgccaaGGACCGCTGGGACGGCATGGGTCGATGGGAAGGGGGCAGCTGGGCCAAGGCGCACCCGCGCGTCGCCGCCTACGTGACGTTGCTGGAGACGGAGCCCGGCTACAAGGCAAGCCTCGACAAGGTGGCGAAGATGGACAGCACCGCTTCCGCTTCTCTCTAG
- a CDS encoding glutathione S-transferase has product MYAPRTICSRCASRLQPAVTVRRSAAARFSSPAEPSPSEHEGGDRHGTIPRRGSHRNSFGGQRCSKTMQRSAVALFNDIVNKTEAHPPVAHRGLAPNAAHPPSLGEWEIAARMKELLDRRAGSPEELRLFRTDIWPHVAEMRGQMPKHLYLATTQFLSRACDAVADEGEAGNTVELSSMCARVGKWDLDLRNELVLSLCHELIGSRHSSAKRTALVDELVGLWQHISQLRRKSQGDGGELRFVLPTVEEVFGDAGAEPPEPRPSGMAPTTKALASIFVQFRLEQSRDLIPGLLATVAILSDPRLARHAAQVKTAPLLNLVAAALERGGADQRYVDDAFGGKTRYPPAKLREVRAYVVEQWPRAEAMLSGASGASWRQGLDDARPAASPAGLASFSRQLRAAYRARNTGAIVSVWQDLKARLGRKPDLVRQMRDDPEFLDFWIFAWCAVRRPAKLQETLDLMREVRVQPTVKTYTSMMHGWKICKDGDKIAALWDKLVESGLRLDAVIWTERISALIEAGRPQAGIEALAEMMTLWKRALAKAGPDAAARVAVQPNIEVVNAAFKGLVHLDLQAANEVLAWAGREGIEPNIRTFNILLRESFRGDGPDDVPSLLRTMKRRGIEPDAATFTIILEEVLGVLDRASAAEQVQAVHQIVADIEASGLRANLETYGKMLYAVASLANGGADEAVAAVLGHMRAAGLTPTRHIVTILIERALARDPPSPGAVKALLREHKLTSINQGDQTLWERVTSAHAVTGDVESAMAVFGDLARAGRPVTSLPCLADLLSALLEADRLEDARGVVGVVIGHKLERDAAGGVEVERDARYWRHHFWYVANQHGLLDGDDVPAELQSRFRAQDR; this is encoded by the coding sequence ATGTACGCGCCAAGAACGATCTGCTCACGATGTGCCTCGCGCCTGCAGCCCGCCGTGACGGTGCGTCGATCAGCCGCCGCTCgcttctcctcgccggccgagccTTCGCCATCCGAGCACGAAGGCGGTGACCGACACGGCACGATCCCTCGCCGCGGCAGCCACCGCAATTCCTTTGGTGGGCAAAGATGCTCCAAGACGATGCAaaggtcggccgtcgccctctTCAACGACATCGTCAACAAGACGGAGGCCCATCCGCCCGTGGCCCACCGAGGCCTCGCCCCAAACGCCGCCCATCCGCCCTCCCTCGGCGAGTGGGAAATCgcggcgaggatgaaggAGCTCTTGGATAGGCGTGCCGGCTCGCCCGAGGAGCTGCGGCTCTTCCGGACCGACATCTGGCCGCACGTGGCGGAGATGCGTGGCCAGATGCCCAAGCACCTCTACCTGGCCACCACCCAATTCCTCAGCCGCGCctgcgatgccgtcgccgacgagggcgaggccggaaACACCGTCGAGCTCTCGAGCATGTGCGCGAGGGTCGGCAAGTGGGATCTCGACCTGAGGAACGAACTCGTGCTGAGCCTGTGCCACGAGCTCATCGGCAGCAGGCactcgtcggcgaagaggacggcgctcgtcgacgagctcgtcggcctgtgGCAGCACATATCCCAGCTCAGGCGCAAGAGCCAgggggacggcggcgagctgcggTTCGTCCTGCccaccgtcgaggaggtcTTTGGCGACGCGGGGGCCGAGCCGCCCGAGCCGCGCCCGAGCGGCATGGCACCGACGACCAAGGCCTTGGCCAGCATCTTTGTCCAGTTTCGTCTCGAGCAATCCCGGGACCTGATTCCGGGCCTCCTGGCGACCGTCGCCATCCTGTCCGACCCGCGACTTGCGCGCCACGCCGCGCAGGTCAAGACGGCGCCCCTCCTgaacctcgtcgccgccgccctcgagcggGGAGGCGCCGATCAGCggtacgtcgacgacgccttcGGGGGCAAGACCCGCTACCCGCCCGCCAAGCTGCGCGAGGTCAGGGCctacgtcgtcgagcagTGGCCGCGTGCGGAGGCGATGCTGTCCGGCGCTTCCGGCGCATCCTGGCGccagggcctcgacgacgcccggcCGGCAGCATCcccggccggcctcgcctccttctcgaggCAGCTCCGCGCCGCCTACCGGGCCCGCAACACGGGCGCCATCGTCTCCGTCTGGCAAGACCTCAAGGCCCGGCTCGGCCGGAAGCCGGATCTGGTCCGGCAGATGCGCGACGACCCCGAGTTTCTCGACTTTTGGATATTCGCCTGGTGCGCCGTGCGGCGGCCCGCGAAGCTGCAGGAGACGCTCGACCTCATGCGCGAGGTGCGGGTGCAGCCGACGGTCAAGACGTACACGTCCATGATGCACGGCTGGAAGATTTGCAAGGACGGCGACAAGATCGCCGCTCTGTGggacaagctcgtcgagtCGGGCCtgcgcctcgacgccgtcatctGGACCGAACGCATCTCGGCCCTCATCGAGGCCGGCAGGCCccaggccggcatcgaggcgCTGGCCGAGATGATGACGCTCTGGAAGCGCGCCCTGGCCAAGGCGGgacccgacgccgccgcgagggTCGCTGTCCAACCCAACATCGAGGTCGTCAACGCCGCCTTCAAGggcctcgtccatctcgaccTCCAGGCCGCCAACGAGGTCCTCGCCTGGGCCGGCCGCGAGGGCATCGAGCCCAACATCCGCACCTTCAACATCCTCCTGCGCGAGAGCttccgcggcgacggcccggACGACGTTCCGTCCCTCCTCCGCACCATGAAGCGGCGGGGCATCGAGCCCGACGCGGCCACCTTTACCATCATCCTCGAGGAGGTCCTCGGCGTGCTCGACAGGGCCTCGGCTGCCGAGCAGGTCCAGGCCGTGCACCAGatcgtcgccgacatcgaGGCGTCGGGCCTGCGCGCCAACCTCGAGACGTACGGCAAGATGCTctacgccgtcgcctcgctggccaacggcggcgccgacgaggccgtggccgccgtgctGGGGCACAtgcgcgccgccggcctcacgccgacgcggcacatcgtcaccatcctcaTCGAGCGGGCCCTCGCCCGCGACCCCCCGTCTCCCGGCGCCGTCAAGGCTCTGCTGCGGGAGCACAAGCTGACGAGCATCAACCAGGGGGATCAGACGCTCTGGGAGCGCGTCACGAGCGCCCACGCCGTCAcgggcgacgtcgagtccgccatggccgtcttcGGGgacctcgcccgcgccggcCGCCCCGTCACGTCGCTTCCCTGCCTCGCCGACCTTCTCTCGGccctcctcgaggccgaccggctcgaggacgcgcgcggcgtcgtcggcgtcgtcatcggccacAAGCTCGAGAGggacgcggccggcggcgtcgaggtcgagcgcgACGCGCGGTACTGGCGCCATCACTTTTGGTACGTCGCCAACCAGCATGGACTgctggacggcgacgacgttcCCGCCGAGCTGCAGAGCAGATTCCGCGCGCAGGACAGGTAG
- a CDS encoding hypothetical protein (related to MTW1 Determining metaphase spindle length): protein MSAPAASDYELLTEHFSYPPAALIDDIINTVNVLADRALDSVERLLLSIPPQKLGFSKKGARQAAEDDASAAQEAAKREIENGTHQLETLLNASIDKNFDLFELYTMRNILNVRPDDRPFMRLAHYEGLDFASHPDRPTSESVTALRRKLQQSQRLQVALEAERTRNDALLGKLRSALGMGDGPEVKKEDGAQSAADPTPFAFLRNKGGLEEGGADRPITTTAEFALSQLQALRALSASLRTIQPDLGTAAEGEQLAEGSKSWRRERVEYIEASSRKYLERAAGLELGPHGELRDGEWQGDGRGTKADKAEVEGLERLASLLGSGKDKEGPSSAAIAGQGGDDAMDESTG from the exons ATGTCGGCGCCTGCAGCCTCCGACTATGAGCTCCTGACGGAACACTTTAGCTACCCACCAGCC GccctcatcgacgacatcatCAACACCGTCAACGTCCTTGCCGACCGCGCCCTCGATTCGGTCGAGCGACTCCTCCTCTCCATCCCTCCCCAGAAACTCGGCTTCTCCAAAAAGGGCGCCAGGCAGGCGGCCGAAGAtgacgcgtcggcggcgcaggaggcggccaagcgCGAGATCGAAAACGGCACGCACCAGCTCGAGACGCTGCTGAATGCGTCCATCGACAAGAACTTTGACCTCTTCGAGCTCTACACGATGCGCAACATCCTCAACGTCCGCCCCGACGACCGGCCGTTCATGCGCCTCGCGCACTACGAGGGCTTGGACTTTGCTTCGCACCCCgatcggccgacgagcgaaTCGGTGACGGCCCTCCGCAGGAAGCTGCAGCAGAGCCAGAGGCTGCAGGttgccctcgaggccgagaggacgaggaacgATGCGCTGCTGGGCAAGCTCAGGAGCGCGCTCGGCATGGGCGACGGGCCCGAGGTGAAGAAGGAGGACGGCGCGcagtcggcggcggaccCGACCCCCTTCGCCTTCCTCCGCAACAAGGGCGGGCTCGAAGAGGGCGGCGCGGATCGGCCGatcacgacgacggccgagtttgCTCTCTCCCAGCTCCAAGCCCTGCGCGCCCTCTCCGCCTCCCTGCGGACCATCCAACCCGACCTGGGCACGGCGGCCGAAGGGGAGCAGCTGGCCGAGGGCAGCAAGTCGTGGAGGCGCGAGCGGGTCGAGTACATCGAAGCCTCGTCGCGCAAGTACctcgagcgcgccgccggactcgagctcggcccTCACGGAGAGCTTCGCGACGGCGAGTGGCAGGGCGACGGACGGGGCACCAAGGCAGAcaaggccgaggtcgagggcctcgagcgGCTGGCCTCGCTGCTGGGAAgcggcaaggacaaggagggcccgtcatcggcggccatCGCGgggcagggcggcgacgatgccatgGACGAGTCGACCGGCTGA